In bacterium, a single window of DNA contains:
- a CDS encoding polyprenyl synthetase family protein has protein sequence MNIESEIKKLHDKINRGLMEIFEGRPPESLYGPVGHLLKAGGKRIRPLLVIFSCKAAGGPEEACFNAALAIELLHTFTLVHDDIMDDDDSRRGMPSVHKKWDIPTAILAGDGLVTLAYQTLLKTDHPRLVEAVKVFTDGLLLLCEGQAMDKDLENRECPELEEYMDMIGKKTGKLIEVCCDIGAILGDAAENERRDLKKFGSYTGRAFQIQDDMLDILSRESVFGKPIASDIIQKKNTFLTIHLWQNGDNDTIGRFRSLWGKEILSIEEIEVIRECFDNAGSFDAAREIVKSDLENAMGIADSLTSSGDTSFLKYLVKLLKNRSC, from the coding sequence ATGAATATCGAATCTGAAATAAAGAAGTTGCATGATAAAATAAACAGAGGGCTGATGGAGATTTTTGAGGGCAGGCCTCCTGAGAGTTTGTACGGCCCTGTCGGACATCTTTTAAAAGCAGGAGGCAAAAGGATTCGGCCGCTCCTTGTTATCTTCTCATGTAAAGCAGCAGGCGGCCCCGAAGAAGCTTGTTTTAATGCGGCACTTGCAATTGAACTGCTTCACACCTTTACTCTTGTCCATGATGATATTATGGATGATGATGACAGCCGCCGCGGAATGCCTTCTGTTCACAAAAAATGGGATATACCTACTGCAATTCTTGCCGGAGACGGACTGGTCACACTTGCATATCAAACATTGCTGAAGACAGATCACCCTAGATTGGTTGAGGCTGTCAAAGTGTTTACGGACGGCCTTCTCTTACTTTGTGAGGGACAGGCCATGGATAAAGATCTGGAGAACAGGGAATGTCCTGAACTTGAAGAGTACATGGATATGATAGGCAAAAAAACAGGAAAGCTTATTGAAGTGTGCTGTGATATTGGTGCGATTCTCGGAGATGCAGCAGAAAATGAGCGCAGAGATCTGAAAAAGTTCGGCTCTTACACAGGACGTGCATTTCAGATACAGGATGATATGCTTGATATTCTTTCCAGAGAGAGTGTTTTTGGCAAACCCATTGCAAGTGATATTATTCAGAAAAAAAATACATTCTTAACAATCCATCTATGGCAGAACGGAGATAATGATACAATTGGACGGTTCCGCTCTCTGTGGGGAAAAGAGATACTGTCAATAGAAGAAATAGAAGTGATAAGGGAGTGTTTTGACAATGCCGGAAGCTTTGATGCCGCGAGAGAAATTGTAAAATCAGATCTTGAAAATGCCATGGGGATTGCAGATTCATTAACAAGTTCGGGCGATACATCTTTCCTGAAATATCTCGTAAAACTGCTGAAAAACCGCAGTTGTTAA